One segment of Candidatus Cloacimonadota bacterium DNA contains the following:
- a CDS encoding sigma-54 dependent transcriptional regulator, with the protein MSKGKVLILEDDVVLADQVALILNRYNYEVLITANSDVFFEELRVFNPDVILLDVFLVGSKLNGIQVLKHLKDKMDLNYKVIVISGEVSTSQVQEIRDLGAYHFIEKGSSFSTNQLLLHIDNAITLKRQEEEHIGLQIEYINMKKQFTRSFPFIGESPAIKQVREKIRKLAEVDEDLFLIGETGTGKEVGANYYYISSQRFGKPFHTLNCSALTETLIESELFGHVKGSFTSADRNKTGFFEECSNGLLFLDEVTNLSLIAQSKILRAIENKEIQVVGGPMKKVNTRLIFASNAKMDILSDSEKFRRDLFYRIEGNIVELPPLRERGEDILPLMSFFLTNFSNQYSINDHLDLTTLKSSLLSYSWPGNIRELRNFCKFMMINERNITNETILKHLEHKLCGRDKDLDCDNSKYLEIPSLKESIARYERDYLIHHLERNNWLVSKTARAIGIERTTLYKKIKQLNINNPTEE; encoded by the coding sequence ATGAGCAAAGGAAAAGTCTTAATACTGGAAGATGATGTAGTTTTGGCAGACCAAGTAGCCCTTATTCTTAACCGTTACAATTATGAAGTGCTTATTACGGCAAATTCGGATGTATTCTTCGAAGAACTAAGAGTATTCAATCCGGATGTTATTCTTCTCGATGTATTTCTGGTTGGAAGCAAATTGAACGGTATCCAAGTACTAAAACACCTTAAAGATAAGATGGACCTTAATTACAAGGTAATTGTAATCTCTGGAGAAGTGAGCACTAGTCAGGTTCAAGAGATTCGAGATTTGGGAGCATATCATTTCATCGAAAAAGGCAGTAGTTTTAGCACAAATCAATTGCTTCTACACATAGATAATGCTATTACCTTGAAACGCCAAGAAGAAGAGCACATTGGTTTGCAAATAGAATACATCAACATGAAAAAACAATTCACTCGTTCATTTCCATTTATTGGTGAAAGCCCAGCCATTAAGCAGGTTAGAGAAAAAATTCGCAAGCTTGCAGAAGTTGATGAAGATTTGTTCTTGATTGGTGAAACTGGTACCGGTAAAGAAGTAGGCGCAAATTATTACTATATAAGCTCTCAGAGATTTGGCAAACCATTTCATACACTTAATTGCTCAGCGCTAACCGAAACTCTAATAGAAAGTGAACTATTCGGTCACGTTAAAGGCAGTTTTACCAGTGCAGATCGTAATAAAACTGGATTCTTTGAGGAATGCAGCAATGGTCTTCTGTTTTTGGATGAGGTAACCAATCTTTCATTGATTGCTCAATCAAAGATTCTGCGAGCAATTGAAAACAAAGAAATCCAAGTAGTTGGAGGCCCTATGAAAAAAGTAAATACACGCTTGATCTTTGCCTCCAATGCAAAAATGGATATTCTTTCCGATTCCGAGAAGTTTCGACGAGATCTTTTTTATCGCATAGAAGGTAACATAGTAGAATTACCACCTCTGCGAGAACGAGGCGAAGATATCCTGCCGCTAATGAGTTTCTTTCTTACCAACTTTTCAAATCAATACAGTATTAATGATCATTTGGATCTTACAACTCTCAAAAGCAGTCTTTTAAGCTATTCTTGGCCTGGCAACATTAGAGAACTTAGAAACTTTTGTAAGTTTATGATGATCAACGAAAGAAACATAACTAACGAAACGATTCTTAAGCACCTGGAACATAAACTATGCGGTAGAGACAAAGATCTGGATTGTGACAATTCTAAATATCTTGAAATACCTTCGCTAAAAGAAAGTATTGCACGCTATGAAAGAGATTACCTGATACATCACCTTGAACGTAACAACTGGTTGGTTTCCAAAACAGCAAGAGCAATCGGTATAGAGCGGACAACTTTATATAAAAAGATAAAGCAATTAAACATTAACAACCCTACTGAGGAATAA
- a CDS encoding glycoside hydrolase family 57 protein → MLNIVFYFQVHQPYRLTHFNVLDIGQSKPIFDDKLNGDVMRKVAQKCYLPTNKLLLDLIKEHEGRFKIAFSITGTAIEQFKLYSPETLDSFKALADTGYVEFIGETYYHSLAFLYDSNEFLDQVMMHRDLMKKEFSYDTETFRNTELIYQDRLSDLVFEIPGFKTILTEGVDRVLQWRSPLYAYKNYSKRINLLLKYYQMADDIAFRFSNRDWPEYPLTVEKFVSWIDKLTLNEYKGKNQFLNLFMDYETFGEHQWASTGIFDFMRHFPAAVLQHQHLGFAHPKETTELSNYQQESVSFPEAVSWADEERDLSAWLENDMQHNAIETLYALLDQIKVKGDPDLLRTARMLSTSDHFYYMCAKYFQDGDVHKYFSPYDSPDQAYIYYINALAELEERLLR, encoded by the coding sequence ATGTTAAATATTGTCTTCTACTTTCAAGTTCATCAGCCCTACCGCTTAACCCATTTCAATGTTCTGGACATTGGACAATCCAAACCAATCTTTGATGACAAACTAAATGGCGATGTTATGCGAAAAGTTGCTCAAAAGTGCTACCTTCCAACAAATAAGCTTTTGTTGGATCTCATTAAAGAGCATGAAGGAAGATTCAAAATAGCTTTTTCCATAACAGGCACTGCCATTGAACAGTTTAAGCTTTACAGTCCCGAAACATTGGATTCCTTCAAAGCTTTAGCCGATACAGGATATGTGGAGTTTATAGGGGAAACTTATTATCATTCACTCGCTTTTTTATACGATTCCAATGAATTCTTAGACCAAGTAATGATGCATCGGGATTTGATGAAGAAAGAATTTTCCTACGATACAGAAACGTTCAGAAATACGGAATTAATCTATCAAGATCGACTTTCAGATTTGGTGTTTGAGATTCCGGGATTCAAAACAATACTAACCGAAGGAGTGGATCGAGTATTACAATGGAGATCGCCATTATATGCTTATAAAAATTATTCTAAGCGCATAAACTTATTGCTAAAGTATTATCAAATGGCAGATGATATTGCCTTTAGGTTTTCCAATAGAGATTGGCCTGAATATCCTCTAACCGTAGAAAAATTTGTTAGCTGGATCGATAAGCTTACTTTAAATGAGTACAAGGGAAAAAACCAATTCCTAAACTTGTTTATGGATTATGAAACTTTTGGCGAACATCAATGGGCATCAACGGGAATATTTGACTTTATGAGGCATTTCCCAGCAGCAGTATTACAACATCAGCATCTAGGTTTTGCTCACCCCAAAGAAACAACGGAACTATCTAATTACCAACAGGAATCAGTATCTTTCCCCGAAGCCGTTTCGTGGGCGGATGAAGAGCGGGATCTATCGGCTTGGTTGGAAAATGATATGCAACACAATGCCATAGAAACCTTATATGCCCTATTAGATCAGATCAAAGTAAAAGGAGATCCGGATCTATTGCGTACTGCTCGCATGCTAAGTACTTCCGATCATTTTTACTACATGTGTGCTAAGTACTTTCAAGATGGAGATGTACATAAATATTTCTCGCCTTACGATTCACCGGATCAGGCATATATTTACTATATTAACGCTCTGGCAGAGCTTGAAGAAAGACTCTTGAGGTAA